One region of Intestinimonas massiliensis (ex Afouda et al. 2020) genomic DNA includes:
- a CDS encoding VirB6/TrbL-like conjugal transfer protein, CD1112 family: protein MIWQMIEDWFRGILTDGILSNLSGLFDSVNTEVGEIASQVGTTPAGWNAGIFNMIRSLSENVIVPIAGVIITFVMCYELIQLVIEKNNLHDLDTWIFFKWIFKTFVAVLLVTNTWNIVMGVFDITQSVVNDSAGVIISDTSIDIATVITDIETKLEAMSVGGLLGLWFQSLFVGLTMKALSICIMLVVYGRMIEIYLVTSIAPIPVATMVNHEWGGMGQNYLKSLLALGFQAFLILVCVGIYAVLIQTIAATDDISGAIWSCMGYTVLLCFTLFKTGSLAKSVFSAH from the coding sequence TTGATATGGCAGATGATTGAAGATTGGTTCCGGGGCATATTGACAGACGGGATTTTATCAAACCTTTCCGGGCTGTTTGACAGCGTAAACACAGAGGTTGGCGAAATCGCGTCGCAAGTCGGCACGACCCCCGCCGGGTGGAACGCGGGCATATTCAATATGATACGCAGCCTTTCGGAAAACGTCATTGTGCCGATTGCGGGCGTTATCATTACCTTTGTCATGTGCTACGAACTAATCCAGCTTGTGATTGAGAAAAACAATCTGCACGATCTCGACACTTGGATTTTCTTCAAGTGGATTTTCAAAACCTTTGTCGCGGTGCTGCTGGTAACAAATACTTGGAACATCGTCATGGGTGTTTTCGATATTACGCAAAGCGTCGTCAACGACAGCGCGGGCGTTATCATATCCGACACAAGCATAGATATTGCAACCGTTATCACCGATATAGAAACAAAGCTGGAAGCTATGAGTGTCGGCGGGCTTTTGGGGCTATGGTTTCAATCCCTTTTTGTAGGGCTTACCATGAAAGCCCTCTCTATCTGCATTATGCTGGTTGTGTACGGGCGCATGATTGAAATATACCTTGTAACGAGTATCGCCCCTATCCCCGTTGCGACAATGGTAAATCACGAATGGGGCGGCATGGGGCAGAACTATTTGAAATCCTTGCTTGCCCTCGGTTTCCAAGCGTTTTTAATCCTTGTGTGCGTCGGCATTTACGCGGTTTTGATACAGACAATCGCAGCAACCGACGACATTTCCGGCGCGATCTGGTCTTGCATGGGCTATACCGTCCTCTTGTGCTTCACGCTTTTCAAGACGGGAAGCCTTGCAAAGAGCGTCTTTTCGGCGCATTAA
- a CDS encoding radical SAM protein: MKIGLIDVDSHNFPNLCLMKLSAYHKARGHKVEWWNAKGRYDLVYKSRVFTDTYSKDTITVTNAEQVILGGTGYDTKNRLPPEVEHSYPDYAIYPQFFGIAYGFLSRGCPRNCGFCIVSGKEGRKSVKVADLSEFWKWQPEIKLMDANLLACPDHEKLIEQLIQSRAWVDFSQGLDIRLINKDNISLLNRVRTKVVHFAWDNPNEDLTGHFQRFLDLTAIKSSRQRRVYVLTNYGSTHEQDLYRVNTLRAMGFDPYVMIYERPTAPPVTRHLQRWVNNKRLFYAVPRFEDYIPSRKEI, translated from the coding sequence TTGAAAATCGGTTTAATCGACGTGGATAGCCATAATTTCCCCAACCTCTGCTTGATGAAGCTGTCCGCGTATCACAAAGCAAGGGGGCATAAAGTGGAATGGTGGAACGCAAAGGGGCGGTACGACCTTGTGTATAAAAGCCGCGTCTTTACCGACACCTACTCCAAAGACACGATAACCGTTACCAACGCGGAACAGGTTATTTTAGGCGGTACGGGCTACGATACGAAAAACCGCTTGCCGCCGGAGGTGGAACACAGCTACCCGGATTATGCAATCTACCCGCAGTTTTTCGGGATTGCCTACGGCTTTTTGAGCCGGGGCTGTCCGAGGAATTGCGGTTTTTGCATTGTCAGCGGCAAGGAGGGGCGCAAAAGCGTCAAGGTTGCGGATTTATCCGAGTTTTGGAAATGGCAGCCGGAAATCAAGCTAATGGACGCTAATCTGCTTGCCTGTCCCGACCATGAAAAACTCATTGAGCAGCTTATACAGAGCCGCGCATGGGTGGATTTTTCGCAAGGGCTGGATATTCGACTTATCAACAAGGACAATATCAGTTTGTTAAACCGCGTGAGGACAAAGGTGGTACACTTCGCATGGGACAACCCCAACGAGGACTTGACCGGGCATTTCCAGCGATTTTTGGACTTGACCGCCATTAAGAGCAGCCGCCAGCGGCGCGTGTATGTGCTTACCAACTACGGCAGCACCCATGAGCAGGATTTATACCGCGTGAACACCTTGCGGGCTATGGGCTTTGACCCTTATGTGATGATTTACGAGCGTCCAACCGCCCCGCCCGTTACCCGCCATTTGCAGCGGTGGGTAAACAACAAGCGGCTTTTCTATGCTGTTCCCCGTTTTGAAGATTATATTCCGAGCCGAAAGGAGATTTGA
- a CDS encoding PrgI family protein, with the protein MAYVTVPKDLTKIKSKVMFNLTKRQLICFGAAVAIGLPLFFLTKDSAGTTTAALCMVLAMLPMFLLAMYEKNGQPLEVIIRQFVEVKFLRPKERPYQTNNFYAALARQERLDKEVRAIVKGKRKDPKRKA; encoded by the coding sequence ATGGCGTATGTAACCGTCCCAAAGGATTTAACGAAAATCAAGAGCAAGGTAATGTTTAACCTTACCAAACGGCAGCTAATTTGTTTCGGCGCGGCGGTGGCTATCGGCTTACCGCTATTCTTTTTGACAAAGGACAGCGCGGGAACGACAACGGCGGCTTTGTGCATGGTGCTTGCCATGCTGCCTATGTTCCTACTCGCCATGTATGAGAAGAACGGGCAACCGCTGGAAGTGATTATACGGCAATTTGTGGAAGTGAAGTTTCTTCGCCCCAAAGAGCGACCTTATCAGACCAACAATTTTTATGCCGCCCTTGCGCGGCAGGAGCGATTAGATAAGGAGGTACGGGCGATTGTCAAAGGAAAAAGGAAAGACCCAAAACGAAAAGCGTAA
- a CDS encoding VirB4-like conjugal transfer ATPase, CD1110 family, producing MSKEKGKTQNEKRKLTRQEKKQIDALIRQAKGDGKPHTAQDSIPFERMYKDGICRLANGRYSKCIEFEDINYQLAQPDDKTAIFEALCDMYNSFDASIGVQLSLISRHANKEDFKSSITIAPQNDDFDSIRAEYTEMLQTQLERGNNGLIKTKFLTFTIEAKDIKSARARLARIETDTLNHFKVMGAAARVLDGKQRLEVLHGLFHPDGERFNFAWEWLPASGLSVKDFIAPSSFRFGDGRMFQMGGKFGAVSFLQIAAPELSDRMLADFMEAENGIVVNLHIQSIDHNEAIKTIKRKITDLDRMKIEEQKKAIRSGYDMDIIPSDLATYGGEAKNLLRDLQSRNERMFLLTLLVLNIADTKQKLDNDVFQAASIAQKYNCMLTRLDYRQEQGLMSSIPLGENLIHIQRGLTTSSTAIFVPFTVQELFQSGEALYYGLNALSNNMILCDRKRLKNPNGLILGTPGSGKSFSAKREITNAFLITQDDIIICDPEAEYYPLVERLKGQVIKVSQNSTQYINPMDINLNYSEGDTPIALKSDFILSFCELIMGGKNGLEAVEKTLIDRAVISVYRSYLADPKPENMPVLGDLYNEIRKQPEKEAQRIASALELYVNGSLNLFNHRTNVDIHNRLVCFDIKELGTQLKKVGMLIIQDQVWNRVTLNRSEGKATRYYIDEFHLLLKEEQTAAYSVEIWKRFRKWGGIPTGITQNVKDLLTSREVSNVFENSDFVYMLNQAQGDREILAKQLNISQQQMTYVTHSDAGEGLIFYGNVILPFIDRFPQDTELYRVMTTKLSEISDNLVY from the coding sequence TTGTCAAAGGAAAAAGGAAAGACCCAAAACGAAAAGCGTAAACTTACGCGGCAGGAAAAGAAACAGATCGACGCGCTTATCCGGCAGGCAAAGGGCGACGGGAAGCCCCATACGGCGCAGGATAGCATACCGTTTGAGCGAATGTATAAGGACGGGATTTGCCGCCTTGCAAACGGGCGGTATTCCAAGTGCATTGAGTTTGAGGACATCAACTATCAGCTTGCGCAGCCGGACGATAAGACCGCCATTTTTGAAGCCCTTTGCGATATGTATAACTCGTTTGACGCTTCCATTGGCGTGCAGCTTTCCTTAATCAGCCGCCATGCGAACAAGGAGGATTTCAAGAGCAGTATCACGATTGCCCCGCAGAATGACGACTTTGACAGTATCAGAGCCGAATATACCGAAATGCTGCAAACGCAGCTTGAACGGGGCAACAACGGGCTTATCAAGACAAAGTTTCTCACCTTTACCATTGAAGCAAAGGATATTAAATCGGCGCGGGCGCGGCTTGCCCGTATCGAAACGGACACCCTCAACCATTTTAAGGTGATGGGCGCGGCGGCGCGGGTGCTGGACGGGAAGCAGCGTCTTGAAGTGCTGCATGGGCTGTTCCACCCGGACGGGGAACGCTTCAACTTTGCATGGGAATGGCTACCCGCAAGCGGCCTATCCGTCAAGGATTTTATCGCCCCGTCCTCTTTCCGCTTTGGCGACGGGCGTATGTTCCAAATGGGCGGCAAGTTTGGCGCGGTTTCCTTTTTGCAGATTGCCGCGCCGGAACTTTCAGACCGTATGCTTGCCGACTTTATGGAAGCGGAAAACGGGATTGTCGTCAATCTGCACATTCAGAGTATCGACCACAACGAAGCGATCAAGACCATTAAGCGCAAGATAACCGACCTTGACCGTATGAAAATCGAGGAACAGAAAAAGGCAATCCGCAGCGGCTACGACATGGATATAATCCCGTCCGACCTTGCCACCTATGGCGGCGAAGCGAAAAACCTTTTGCGGGATTTGCAGAGCCGGAACGAGCGAATGTTTTTACTTACCTTGCTTGTGCTGAATATCGCGGACACCAAGCAGAAATTGGATAACGACGTATTTCAGGCCGCAAGTATCGCGCAGAAATATAACTGTATGCTCACCCGCCTTGACTACCGGCAGGAACAGGGGCTTATGTCCTCTATCCCGTTGGGGGAAAACTTAATCCATATCCAGCGGGGCTTGACGACTTCCAGCACCGCTATTTTCGTCCCCTTTACGGTACAAGAGCTGTTCCAAAGCGGCGAAGCGTTGTATTACGGCTTAAACGCCCTTTCCAACAACATGATTTTGTGCGACAGGAAACGGCTGAAAAACCCTAACGGCTTGATACTCGGCACACCGGGAAGCGGAAAGAGTTTTTCGGCAAAGCGCGAGATCACCAATGCTTTCCTTATCACGCAGGACGACATAATCATTTGCGACCCCGAAGCCGAATATTACCCCCTTGTGGAACGGCTGAAAGGACAGGTTATCAAGGTTTCGCAGAACAGCACACAGTACATCAACCCGATGGATATTAACCTCAATTACAGCGAGGGCGACACGCCCATAGCCTTAAAGAGCGATTTTATCCTTTCCTTTTGCGAACTCATTATGGGCGGCAAAAACGGGCTGGAAGCCGTTGAAAAGACCTTGATTGACCGCGCTGTTATCAGCGTGTACCGCAGCTACCTTGCAGACCCGAAGCCGGAAAATATGCCGGTTTTGGGCGACCTCTACAATGAGATTAGGAAGCAGCCGGAAAAGGAAGCGCAGCGTATCGCGTCGGCATTGGAACTGTATGTAAACGGCAGCTTGAACCTGTTTAACCACCGCACAAACGTTGACATTCACAACCGCCTTGTCTGCTTTGACATTAAGGAACTCGGTACCCAGCTTAAAAAAGTCGGTATGCTCATTATCCAAGACCAGGTGTGGAACCGCGTAACGCTCAACCGCAGCGAGGGCAAGGCGACGCGGTACTACATCGACGAGTTTCATTTGCTCTTGAAGGAGGAACAGACCGCCGCCTATTCCGTCGAGATTTGGAAGCGTTTTCGGAAATGGGGCGGTATTCCGACAGGTATCACGCAGAACGTCAAAGACCTTTTGACGAGTAGAGAAGTTTCAAACGTTTTTGAAAACAGCGATTTTGTGTATATGCTCAACCAAGCGCAGGGCGACCGGGAAATCCTTGCAAAGCAGCTTAACATTTCGCAGCAGCAAATGACCTATGTAACCCATTCCGACGCAGGCGAGGGGCTTATTTTCTACGGCAACGTGATTTTGCCCTTTATTGACCGTTTCCCGCAGGACACAGAACTCTATCGCGTGATGACGACGAAGTTATCCGAGATCTCAGATAATTTGGTTTATTAA
- a CDS encoding tyrosine-type recombinase/integrase gives MRRSNAEFEFLSLLGKFFTEYLPISMNASPNTISSYKCAFRLLFQYLNEETDIETGHVTFEMLNFDLLTNFFDWLISVRKNGRTTAKQRMGALASFAEYAQNRNFEAGYIFHSSLARIAKKSFRRVKGKQRSSFTREEIAILLSLPDTTEILGLRDLVLLSVMYSSGARAQEICDLTVKNITHDEKGNAILTLTGKGEKTRRVKITADATRLLNQYINYRKISNQPNRHVFFSQRNEYLSVPAVEEIFTKYITKAKAAHPDKFCNGPYTPHVMRHTTATHLIEAGVPVAIVKNILGHASIQTTQIYVEISQQTVDRSMEEWNEKWFSKNKPNEATLPPTKDSIPEFLR, from the coding sequence ATGCGGAGGAGTAATGCCGAATTTGAATTTCTGAGTCTCCTCGGAAAGTTTTTCACAGAATACCTTCCCATCTCCATGAATGCCAGCCCAAATACCATTTCATCTTATAAATGTGCATTCCGGCTGCTATTCCAGTATCTGAATGAGGAGACAGATATAGAGACAGGGCACGTTACATTTGAAATGCTGAATTTCGATCTGCTCACTAACTTTTTTGACTGGTTAATATCGGTCCGGAAGAATGGCCGAACTACAGCAAAGCAGCGAATGGGCGCATTGGCCTCTTTTGCGGAATATGCTCAGAACAGAAATTTTGAAGCAGGATATATTTTCCACAGCAGTTTGGCACGGATTGCTAAGAAATCCTTCCGTAGAGTGAAGGGAAAGCAACGCAGCTCCTTTACCCGTGAAGAAATAGCAATCCTCCTGAGCCTTCCAGATACCACAGAAATACTTGGATTGCGTGATTTGGTTCTGCTATCTGTAATGTATTCCAGTGGAGCAAGAGCGCAGGAAATATGTGATCTGACAGTAAAAAACATTACACATGATGAAAAAGGAAATGCAATTCTTACTCTTACTGGCAAGGGTGAGAAAACAAGGCGGGTAAAAATAACCGCTGATGCTACTCGACTGTTGAACCAATACATTAACTACAGAAAAATAAGTAACCAACCAAATCGACACGTCTTTTTCAGCCAGAGGAATGAGTACTTGTCGGTTCCGGCTGTTGAGGAAATTTTTACAAAATATATTACAAAAGCTAAAGCCGCACATCCGGATAAATTCTGCAATGGGCCGTATACACCCCATGTTATGCGGCATACAACAGCCACACATTTGATTGAAGCCGGTGTGCCCGTAGCTATTGTTAAAAATATACTTGGTCATGCGTCGATACAAACAACGCAGATTTATGTAGAAATTTCACAGCAGACCGTAGATCGTTCAATGGAGGAATGGAATGAAAAATGGTTTTCCAAAAACAAACCCAATGAAGCAACATTGCCGCCGACAAAGGACTCCATCCCTGAGTTCTTGCGGTGA
- a CDS encoding tyrosine-type recombinase/integrase — MHYADNLMPKRPNECSDFLHLKVPMAIRILYGCGTRLGETMALQRKDVDFKAGTIFLRKTKFSKERLIPAHESLMEILEQYCLALGIMDKPDAYLFPGRKPEHHFTSRQMDTWFSEILRLANIDQRNKPKNERSACIHCFRHLFVLKSMQQLEAAGHPVDLNDLLLPTYLGHECLIDTDKYMRFSGVQVPESLDAFEVFTDGLIPFVEVPYAEE, encoded by the coding sequence ATGCACTACGCCGATAATCTTATGCCAAAGCGTCCCAATGAATGCAGTGATTTTCTGCATCTGAAAGTACCAATGGCCATTCGCATTCTTTATGGATGCGGAACAAGATTGGGCGAGACTATGGCATTACAGAGAAAAGATGTGGATTTTAAGGCTGGTACAATATTTCTGCGTAAAACAAAATTCTCAAAGGAGCGCTTGATTCCTGCCCATGAATCATTGATGGAGATCTTGGAACAGTATTGTCTTGCTCTGGGAATCATGGATAAGCCTGACGCATATCTGTTTCCGGGCAGAAAACCCGAACACCATTTTACCTCACGGCAAATGGATACATGGTTTTCTGAAATTCTCCGACTTGCCAATATTGACCAAAGAAACAAGCCTAAAAACGAGCGTAGTGCGTGTATTCACTGCTTCCGCCATTTGTTTGTTCTAAAGTCGATGCAGCAACTTGAAGCCGCTGGACATCCCGTTGATTTGAATGACCTGCTTTTGCCAACATATCTTGGGCATGAATGTCTTATCGACACCGATAAATATATGCGTTTTTCTGGTGTGCAGGTTCCTGAATCGTTGGATGCCTTTGAAGTATTTACAGATGGATTGATTCCGTTCGTGGAGGTGCCATATGCGGAGGAGTAA
- a CDS encoding tyrosine-type recombinase/integrase — MEKQHNFYDLSAHLRLLLDTESYSKSTVRDMEFILSAFADFMAAHSLENYTPEIGDCFVRYCEQDLQVCASRVTRAKVIVRKLNRLYQGLDGRTALWGERTSPMNIPDGLSDSLNAYIDHCRKNGNKETTIHYRQWICGKFMQNLAELGCTKIEDASGELIQSAFLKLGFSRYWDRIGPFLRFLFESRFLAQDYSKLILHRRSHTPHPTVYSPEEISVVEDSVDRNSPSGIRNFAIILLLSRYGIRACDIAALSFENIDFQNNRIHFTQQKTGDPWESELFPEVKAALQDYIQNVRPHVPGCSQIFITLMIPYKPIDSFAINTMVWDLFGKSDVAVADRRHGSRAFRSSIASNMINDRVSTEVVRRVLGHGTKHALKHYAKIDVESMRLCPLPVPEPSGSFAQLLSWKAGEDRV; from the coding sequence ATGGAAAAACAGCATAATTTTTACGATTTGTCAGCTCATTTGCGTTTGTTGCTGGACACAGAATCTTACAGCAAAAGCACAGTCAGAGACATGGAGTTCATCCTGAGTGCTTTTGCAGATTTCATGGCTGCACATTCGTTGGAAAACTATACCCCAGAAATTGGGGATTGCTTTGTTCGATATTGCGAGCAGGATCTTCAAGTATGTGCTTCCCGCGTTACCAGAGCAAAAGTCATTGTACGCAAACTGAATCGTCTGTATCAGGGGTTAGATGGGAGAACTGCCCTATGGGGAGAACGAACATCTCCCATGAATATCCCGGATGGTCTCAGCGATTCCCTAAATGCGTATATTGATCATTGCCGCAAAAATGGGAATAAAGAGACAACAATTCATTATCGGCAGTGGATTTGCGGAAAATTCATGCAGAATCTGGCTGAACTTGGATGCACAAAAATTGAGGATGCCAGCGGAGAGCTAATACAGTCCGCTTTCCTAAAACTGGGGTTTTCCCGATACTGGGATCGCATCGGTCCCTTTTTAAGGTTCCTCTTTGAATCTAGGTTCTTGGCACAGGATTATTCAAAGCTCATCCTCCACAGGAGGAGCCATACACCGCATCCAACAGTGTATTCACCAGAAGAAATTTCTGTTGTCGAGGATTCGGTAGACCGAAATTCTCCCTCGGGAATTAGAAATTTTGCAATCATCCTGCTGCTATCCCGATATGGAATTCGGGCCTGTGATATAGCTGCACTGTCTTTTGAAAATATAGATTTCCAAAACAACAGAATCCATTTTACGCAGCAGAAAACAGGTGATCCATGGGAAAGTGAATTGTTTCCAGAGGTAAAAGCTGCATTACAAGATTATATCCAAAATGTTAGGCCCCATGTTCCTGGCTGTTCGCAGATATTCATTACCCTAATGATTCCATATAAACCGATTGATAGCTTTGCGATAAATACAATGGTTTGGGATTTATTCGGTAAATCTGACGTTGCGGTTGCAGACAGGAGGCATGGAAGCCGTGCTTTCAGATCTTCCATTGCGAGCAACATGATTAACGACAGGGTTTCAACAGAGGTTGTCCGAAGGGTTTTGGGGCATGGTACAAAACACGCCCTTAAGCACTACGCCAAAATTGATGTTGAAAGCATGCGGCTTTGCCCTCTCCCTGTACCGGAGCCAAGCGGATCTTTTGCGCAATTACTTTCGTGGAAGGCAGGTGAAGACCGTGTTTAA
- a CDS encoding DNA-methyltransferase encodes MRIETDKIYCGDSLQVLQTLPENCIDCCVTSPPYYGLRDYGADGQIGREATPEEYVSRITAVFHEVKRVLTPEGTCWLNIADTYCGTGSKAGHQDPKYPKGRNGQQVAVNHRAPGCKPKDLIGVPWLVALALRGDGWYLRSSIIWYKTNPMPESCKDRPTRCYEYVFLLTKSKKYYYDWQAVAEPIAPATAGRLKSGVGKGNKYSVTVPGQNQPQKINRPREKGAYADEMISPVRSRRNVWQINNVAYRGGHFAAYPPKLAETCILAGCPVGGIVLDPFLGSGTTAAAAKHLSRRYIGIELNPEYCTLAKQRIGGDED; translated from the coding sequence ATGAGGATAGAAACGGATAAAATCTATTGCGGCGACAGCTTGCAGGTGCTTCAAACCTTGCCGGAAAACTGTATTGACTGTTGCGTAACGTCCCCGCCCTACTACGGCTTGCGGGACTACGGCGCAGACGGGCAGATCGGGCGGGAAGCAACGCCGGAGGAATACGTTTCCCGCATTACGGCGGTTTTCCATGAGGTAAAGCGGGTGCTTACGCCGGAGGGCACTTGTTGGCTGAATATCGCGGACACTTATTGCGGCACAGGCAGCAAGGCCGGCCACCAAGACCCGAAATACCCCAAAGGCAGGAACGGGCAGCAAGTGGCGGTAAACCACCGCGCCCCCGGCTGCAAGCCCAAAGACCTAATCGGTGTTCCGTGGCTTGTAGCCCTTGCCTTGCGGGGCGACGGTTGGTATTTGCGCAGTTCTATCATCTGGTACAAAACAAACCCCATGCCGGAAAGCTGTAAAGACCGTCCGACCCGCTGCTATGAGTATGTGTTTCTACTCACCAAATCGAAGAAATATTACTACGATTGGCAAGCAGTAGCCGAGCCGATAGCCCCCGCAACGGCGGGGCGGCTGAAAAGCGGCGTTGGCAAAGGCAACAAATACAGCGTTACTGTTCCGGGGCAGAACCAGCCGCAGAAAATCAACCGCCCCCGCGAAAAGGGCGCATACGCCGACGAGATGATTTCCCCCGTCCGCAGCCGCCGCAACGTTTGGCAGATCAACAACGTTGCCTATCGCGGCGGGCATTTCGCGGCATACCCGCCCAAACTTGCGGAAACGTGCATTTTGGCGGGCTGTCCCGTGGGCGGGATTGTCCTTGACCCCTTTTTAGGCAGCGGCACCACCGCAGCGGCGGCAAAGCACCTTTCCCGCCGCTATATCGGCATTGAGTTAAACCCCGAATACTGCACCCTTGCAAAACAGCGGATTGGAGGTGATGAAGATTGA